One region of Nitrosopumilaceae archaeon genomic DNA includes:
- the rrp42 gene encoding exosome complex protein Rrp42 codes for MANSVILAQLKREQILELLKEGKRLDGRSLEDQRPLSIDVGVIPKANGSARVRLGDTEIVTGVKIQPDKPFPDLGDKGILICTAEILPLADPNAEPGPPSEEVIELARVVDRGIRETEMLDLHQLVLIENKSVIGIFIDSSVTDADGNLFDACSYASVAALLSCTVPKYEIQNDVPVLVESITSKPPVKTIPVSVTMARIGDHIIVDPSSDEEACMDARLTITTNTEGNICAIQKGGIDGFTLEQVIRCSEIALSVGTKVRKQLEKLM; via the coding sequence ATGGCTAATTCAGTTATACTTGCACAATTAAAACGTGAACAAATCTTAGAACTCCTAAAAGAAGGAAAAAGACTTGATGGTAGAAGTCTTGAAGATCAACGACCTCTCTCAATTGATGTTGGAGTAATTCCAAAGGCAAACGGTTCTGCAAGAGTAAGGCTTGGAGATACCGAGATTGTCACAGGAGTAAAGATTCAACCAGATAAACCGTTTCCAGATCTTGGTGATAAAGGAATACTGATATGCACTGCAGAAATTCTTCCACTTGCAGATCCCAATGCAGAACCAGGCCCACCCTCTGAAGAAGTAATAGAACTGGCAAGAGTTGTTGATCGAGGAATCAGGGAAACTGAAATGCTTGATTTACACCAATTGGTTCTTATCGAGAACAAATCAGTAATTGGAATTTTTATCGACAGTAGTGTAACAGACGCAGACGGAAATCTCTTTGATGCATGTTCATATGCTTCCGTTGCAGCTCTTTTATCATGCACTGTTCCAAAATATGAAATCCAAAATGATGTTCCAGTTCTAGTAGAAAGCATAACTTCAAAACCGCCTGTAAAAACAATTCCAGTATCTGTTACAATGGCAAGAATTGGGGATCATATTATAGTAGACCCGTCATCAGATGAAGAAGCTTGTATGGATGCAAGATTGACAATTACAACAAATACCGAGGGAAACATTTGCGCAATCCAAAAAGGAGGAATTGATGGCTTTACCTTGGAACAAGTTATAAGATGCTCAGAAATTGCTCTTTCTGTGGGAACAAAAGTAAGGAAGCAACTTGAGAAACTGATGTAA
- the rrp4 gene encoding exosome complex RNA-binding protein Rrp4: METKRRYVIPGDVITTGPFRPEQNVYQEGDRIISTSVGISEIFDNAVRVIPLTGIYMPKTNDLIIGKVVGHSSLSWEFDINSCFVGFLPAQDVFGRDYSPTKDELKERLDKGDLVAARIANFDRSRDPLLTVQDRDLGKIESGELIEISPSKVPRLIGKRGSMIQTIEMATKAMITIGQNGWIVVSSEDPDGLLKAIEAIRMVDAQAHMPNLTERVKSMLGVELGDNNDTINE; this comes from the coding sequence ATGGAAACAAAAAGAAGATACGTAATTCCTGGCGACGTTATAACAACTGGACCCTTTAGACCGGAACAAAATGTCTACCAAGAAGGAGATCGAATTATTTCTACAAGTGTGGGTATTTCTGAAATTTTTGATAATGCGGTACGCGTCATTCCACTTACAGGAATATACATGCCAAAAACAAATGACTTGATTATAGGCAAAGTAGTAGGACATTCATCATTATCATGGGAGTTTGATATTAACTCATGTTTTGTAGGATTTTTACCAGCCCAAGATGTTTTTGGTAGAGACTATTCTCCAACCAAAGATGAACTTAAAGAAAGACTTGACAAAGGGGACTTGGTTGCAGCACGAATTGCTAATTTTGATAGATCGCGTGATCCTTTGCTTACTGTACAGGATAGGGATCTTGGAAAAATTGAATCAGGAGAGCTAATCGAGATTTCTCCAAGCAAGGTTCCAAGACTTATTGGAAAACGAGGCTCTATGATCCAAACAATTGAGATGGCCACAAAAGCAATGATTACAATTGGACAAAATGGATGGATAGTAGTTTCATCTGAAGATCCAGATGGATTATTAAAGGCAATAGAAGCAATCAGAATGGTTGATGCCCAGGCACATATGCCGAACTTGACTGAAAGAGTCAAATCCATGCTTGGGGTAGAACTTGGTGATAATAATGACACAATTAATGAATGA
- a CDS encoding ribosome assembly factor SBDS — MDKPSVVRFAVEGEKFEILVKPDPALDFKLGKKKDISSIMISEEIYSDSNKGTRASTEKLMKAFKTIDQATIATIILQKGDLNLTTDQRRKMVSEKRKQIVEFIAKNFVDPRSHLPHPPLRIEQAMDDARVSVDPFKNVDEQTKDIVEQLRSIIPLKSENMLLEILVPAQFAAQSYSVLKSVGSLKKEEWQANGSLKVILDIPAAARANVIDRLGSITKGSASVEVAK; from the coding sequence ATGGACAAGCCATCCGTAGTCAGATTTGCAGTTGAAGGAGAAAAATTCGAGATTCTTGTAAAGCCAGATCCAGCACTCGATTTCAAGTTAGGAAAAAAGAAAGATATTTCATCTATAATGATCTCTGAGGAGATTTATTCAGATTCTAATAAGGGCACACGAGCATCTACTGAAAAATTGATGAAAGCATTTAAGACAATAGATCAAGCTACAATTGCAACTATAATTCTTCAAAAAGGTGATCTTAACCTAACAACAGATCAAAGAAGAAAGATGGTTTCAGAAAAACGTAAACAAATTGTAGAGTTTATTGCCAAAAACTTTGTCGATCCTAGATCCCATCTCCCCCATCCGCCGCTTCGGATAGAGCAAGCTATGGATGATGCACGAGTCTCAGTTGATCCATTTAAAAATGTAGACGAACAAACAAAAGATATTGTTGAACAACTGCGTTCCATAATACCATTAAAATCAGAAAACATGCTTCTTGAAATTCTTGTACCCGCACAGTTTGCTGCACAATCTTATTCCGTTTTAAAATCTGTAGGGTCTTTAAAAAAAGAAGAATGGCAAGCTAATGGCTCTCTTAAAGTAATACTAGATATACCGGCTGCAGCAAGGGCAAATGTGATAGATAGATTGGGATCAATAACAAAAGGTTCTGCTTCTGTTGAGGTCGCGAAATGA
- a CDS encoding DNA-directed RNA polymerase subunit D — MTSLEIIEQNERKIVVKLKNVPLQYANALRRICLTGVPVFAIDDVVIIENSSVLADEGVAHRLAMTPIRTDLTRFVEASNCDCHSEVGCSRCRVMLMIDAGSADTTRTVTSAELTSEDEVVKPVSDKIPIIELAPNQKLKLEAYARLGRGTEHAKWNSATVSVLTETGNPEDHILTIETTGALTPAQIVSAGIEELAKRLDSFKQVISTLG; from the coding sequence TTGACTTCTTTAGAGATTATTGAGCAAAATGAACGAAAGATTGTTGTTAAATTAAAGAATGTCCCATTACAATACGCCAACGCATTAAGAAGAATTTGCCTAACTGGAGTGCCTGTTTTTGCTATCGACGATGTAGTGATAATTGAAAATTCTTCTGTCCTTGCAGATGAGGGTGTAGCCCATAGACTTGCAATGACTCCAATAAGGACAGACCTAACAAGGTTTGTTGAAGCATCAAATTGTGACTGTCATAGTGAAGTTGGTTGTTCTCGTTGTAGAGTGATGTTAATGATCGATGCAGGTTCTGCAGATACTACAAGAACTGTTACATCAGCTGAGCTTACCTCGGAAGATGAAGTTGTAAAACCAGTTAGTGATAAAATTCCAATTATTGAACTTGCACCAAATCAAAAATTAAAACTTGAAGCATATGCAAGATTAGGAAGAGGTACGGAACATGCAAAATGGAATTCTGCTACAGTTTCAGTATTAACAGAAACTGGGAATCCTGAGGATCACATCTTAACTATAGAAACAACAGGCGCACTAACGCCAGCTCAAATAGTTTCAGCTGGAATAGAGGAGCTTGCAAAAAGACTAGATAGCTTCAAACAAGTAATTTCTACCCTTGGCTGA
- a CDS encoding 50S ribosomal protein L37: protein MVKSKSSSLKGLGAKYGLKPRKKFTAVHRLLKAKRRCVECGSTKFGRVAVGIWACKKCGFKIAGMAYDVEV, encoded by the coding sequence ATGGTTAAAAGTAAAAGCTCTTCATTAAAGGGACTTGGTGCAAAGTATGGTTTAAAACCACGCAAAAAATTTACTGCAGTACACAGGCTTTTGAAAGCAAAACGAAGATGTGTTGAATGCGGTTCTACCAAATTTGGAAGAGTTGCAGTAGGGATATGGGCCTGCAAAAAATGCGGATTTAAAATAGCAGGAATGGCATATGATGTTGAGGTATAA
- a CDS encoding prefoldin subunit beta, protein MSSGEQQIPPWLQEQVGRLQQLQQNLQSIMGQKQHLEMEQLETERALEILKKAGDNDAVFKNAGSILIKSTKASLIAELEEKKELANTRITVLSKQETRVKENLKEAEIKIKEMLRGPSEGQPKTDTPK, encoded by the coding sequence ATGTCTTCTGGCGAGCAACAAATTCCACCATGGTTACAAGAACAAGTTGGAAGATTACAACAACTACAACAAAACCTCCAATCCATAATGGGACAAAAACAACACTTGGAGATGGAGCAACTTGAGACAGAAAGAGCACTTGAAATTCTCAAAAAAGCAGGTGATAATGATGCTGTTTTCAAAAACGCAGGTTCCATACTAATAAAATCAACAAAAGCAAGTCTTATTGCAGAATTAGAGGAAAAAAAGGAACTTGCTAACACTCGTATCACGGTATTATCAAAACAAGAAACACGTGTTAAAGAAAATCTCAAGGAAGCAGAGATTAAGATAAAAGAAATGCTTCGTGGACCATCTGAAGGTCAACCAAAAACTGACACTCCCAAATAA
- a CDS encoding KEOPS complex subunit Pcc1, with protein sequence MMLRYNAKIEIFAKEKTKSIFDSIQIDNKFSAETPTKTTTSFDKKITILIDAQELSHLRANLNSTLRLVQASNDSIESVKI encoded by the coding sequence ATGATGTTGAGGTATAATGCCAAAATAGAAATTTTTGCTAAAGAAAAAACAAAATCCATTTTTGACTCGATTCAAATAGACAATAAATTTTCCGCTGAAACTCCCACAAAAACAACAACATCTTTTGATAAAAAAATCACAATCTTAATTGACGCACAAGAACTTTCACATTTGCGTGCAAATTTGAATTCAACGTTACGTCTTGTACAAGCAAGCAACGATTCTATCGAATCGGTAAAAATATAA
- the rrp41 gene encoding exosome complex exonuclease Rrp41 — protein sequence MTQLMNENGIRCDGRRVDQLRNISIKVGVLKNADGSAYIEFGKNKILAGVFGPRDVHPKHMANQDSGILRCRYHMSPFSVTERKNPAPSRREIEISKVIKEALLPAVILKDFPRTVVDVFIEVLQADGGTRCAALDAASIALADAGIPMRDLVSACAAGKVADQIVLDINNEEDQEGQADMPIAYMPNLEKITLMQLDGILSPSEYQKCVQTGINGCKLVYEMQRKALMDKYFTNET from the coding sequence ATGACACAATTAATGAATGAAAATGGAATTAGATGTGACGGAAGAAGAGTAGATCAATTAAGAAATATATCTATCAAAGTGGGAGTTTTAAAAAATGCAGATGGCTCTGCATATATAGAGTTTGGTAAAAACAAAATTCTTGCTGGTGTTTTTGGACCTCGTGATGTTCATCCAAAACACATGGCAAATCAAGACTCTGGAATTCTGCGTTGTCGATATCACATGTCTCCTTTCTCTGTCACAGAAAGAAAGAATCCAGCTCCTTCAAGAAGAGAAATAGAGATCTCCAAAGTAATCAAAGAGGCATTATTGCCTGCCGTAATACTAAAGGACTTTCCTAGAACCGTAGTAGATGTTTTCATTGAAGTGCTTCAGGCTGATGGAGGTACCAGATGCGCTGCATTGGATGCAGCGTCTATTGCTTTAGCAGATGCAGGAATACCTATGCGTGATCTGGTTTCTGCGTGTGCGGCAGGAAAAGTAGCTGATCAAATAGTTTTGGATATTAACAATGAAGAAGATCAAGAAGGGCAAGCTGATATGCCAATTGCGTATATGCCAAATCTTGAAAAAATCACTCTAATGCAACTTGATGGAATCTTATCTCCATCTGAGTATCAAAAATGTGTTCAAACTGGAATAAATGGTTGTAAACTAGTTTATGAAATGCAAAGAAAAGCATTAATGGACAAATACTTTACAAACGAGACATAA